In a genomic window of Tursiops truncatus isolate mTurTru1 chromosome 7, mTurTru1.mat.Y, whole genome shotgun sequence:
- the PROC gene encoding vitamin K-dependent protein C, with product MWRLTGLLLFVTIWGVSSAPAPPDSVFSSHRRAHQVLRIRKRANTFLEELRPGSLERECTEETCEFEEAREIFQNMEDTMAFWSKYHDGDQCAAPPPEHPCDSPCCGRGTCIDGLGGFRCDCAQGWEGRFCLQEARFSNCSAENGGCAHYCLEEEGRRHCRCAPGYRLGDDHLLCEPKVTFPCGRPGKRMEKKRKNLKRDTDQVDQEGQLDPRLISGQEAGWGESPWQVILLDSKKKLACGAVLVHVSWVLTAAHCLDDRRKLIVRLGEYDLRRWEKWEVDLDIKEVFVHPNYTKSTSDNDIALLHLAQPATLSQTIVPICLPDSGLSERELTQVGQETVVTGWGYRSEAKRNRTFVLNFVRVPLVPHNMCVLAMQNKISENMLCAGILGDSRDACEGDSGGPMVVSFRGTWFLVGLVSWGEGCGRLNNYGVYTKVSRYLDWIHSYINAKEAPLESQVP from the exons ATGTGGCGGCTTACAGGCCTCTTACTGTTCGTGACCATCTGGGGAGTTTCCAGCGCACCAGCTCCTCCCG aCTCAGTGTTCTCCAGCCACCGGCGTGCCCACCAGGTGCTGCGGATCCGCAAACGCGCCAACACCTTCCTGGAGGAGCTGCGGCCCGGCAGCCTGGAGCGCGAGTGCACAGAGGAGACCTGTGAATTTGAGGAAGCTCGGGAGATTTTCCAAAACATGGAAGACACA ATGGCCTTCTGGTCCAAGTACCACG ACGGGGACCAGTGCGCGGCGCCGCCGCCGGAGCACCCGTGCGACAGCCCGTGCTGCGGGCGCGGCACGTGCATCGACGGCCTGGGCGGCTTCCGCTGCGACTGCGCGCAGGGCTGGGAGGGCCGCTTCTGCCTTCAAG AGGCTCGCTTCTCCAACTGCTCGGCGGAGAACGGCGGCTGCGCGCACTATTGcttggaggaggagggcaggcgCCACTGCCGCTGCGCGCCCGGCTACCGCCTGGGGGACGACCACCTGCTCTGCGAGCCCAAGG TGACGTTCCCTTGTGGGAGGCCAGGGAAGCGAATGGAGAAGAAACGCAAGAACTTGAAACGTGACACAGACCAAGTAGACCAAGAAGGCCAATTAGATCCACGGCTCATCAGTGGGCAGGAGGCCGGATGGGGAGAGAGCCCCTGGcag GTGATCCTGCTGGACTCGAAGAAGAAGCTGGCCTGCGGGGCGGTGCTCGTCCACGTCTCCTGGGTGCTGACAGCGGCCCACTGCTTGGACGACCGCAGGAAGCTCATCGTCAGGCTAG GGGAGTATGACCTGCGGCGCTGGGAGAAGTGGGAAGTGGACCTGGACATCAAGGAGGTGTTTGTCCACCCCAACTACACCAAGAGCACCAGTGACAATGACATCGCGCTGCTCCACCTGGCCCAGCCCGCCACTCTCTCGCAGACCATTGTGCCCATCTGCCTCCCAGACAGTGGCCTGTCGGAGCGTGAGCTCACCCAGGTCGGCCAGGAGACGGTGGTGACAGGCTGGGGCTACCGCAGCGAGGCCAAGAGAAACCGCACCTTCGTCCTCAACTTCGTCAGGGTCCCCCTGGTCCCGCACAATATGTGCGTTCTGGCCATGCAAAACAAGATCTCCGAGAACATGCTGTGCGCCGGCATCCTGGGGGACTCGCGGGATGCCTGTGAGGGCGACAGCGGGGGGCCTATGGTTGTCTCCTTCCGCGGCACCTGGTTTCTGGTGGGCCTGGTGAGCTGGGGCGAGGGCTGCGGGCGCCTCAACAACTACGGTGTTTACACCAAAGTCAGCCGTTACCTCGACTGGATCCACAGCTACATCAACGCTAAGGAGGCCCCCCTCGAGAGCCAGGTGCCTTAG